One window of the Deltaproteobacteria bacterium genome contains the following:
- the atpG gene encoding ATP synthase F1 subunit gamma, whose product MPSLRDVKRKISAVKKTKQITKAMNMVSAAKLRGAQTKMEQFKPYADKMSEVLEGLSLRCDPDIHPLLVSREEIKNVELILVTSDRGLCGSYNTNLINFAQKWMRQQQADGRTPLLTVIGRKGRDFFRRRKVGFRATYTDYYGSYDYTVAQEIAQKSIDGYLVEELDEIYVLHAEFINVGVQRPRLRRLAPMAPLACAPGEEPPRLVEYLCEPSAEQLLIELLPKNMNVQIMSVLLEAVAAEHAARMTAMDNAQSNCKDMLDRLTLVYNKARQASITTELMDIVGGAEALKG is encoded by the coding sequence ATGCCATCACTCAGAGACGTCAAACGAAAAATATCTGCCGTCAAAAAGACGAAGCAGATTACCAAGGCGATGAACATGGTCTCCGCTGCCAAGCTTCGCGGGGCCCAGACCAAAATGGAGCAATTCAAACCGTACGCCGATAAGATGTCCGAGGTCCTCGAAGGCTTGTCCCTGAGGTGCGATCCGGATATTCATCCATTGCTGGTATCCAGAGAAGAGATCAAGAACGTAGAACTCATTCTGGTTACATCCGATCGCGGTCTATGTGGAAGTTACAACACCAACCTGATCAACTTCGCTCAGAAGTGGATGCGGCAACAACAGGCCGACGGGCGAACCCCGCTACTCACGGTCATTGGCCGCAAGGGTCGGGACTTTTTCAGACGACGGAAAGTCGGTTTCCGGGCCACCTACACGGATTATTATGGAAGTTACGACTACACCGTCGCACAAGAGATCGCCCAGAAGAGTATCGACGGGTATCTTGTCGAAGAACTCGACGAAATCTATGTTCTCCATGCCGAGTTCATCAACGTCGGCGTTCAGAGACCAAGGCTCAGAAGGCTGGCCCCAATGGCCCCCCTGGCCTGCGCGCCCGGCGAGGAACCACCCCGGTTAGTGGAATATCTGTGTGAGCCTTCGGCGGAGCAACTCCTCATCGAGCTGCTGCCGAAAAATATGAATGTGCAAATCATGAGCGTGTTGCTGGAGGCGGTTGCCGCCGAACATGCAGCTCGAATGACCGCCATGGACAATGCTCAATCGAACTGCAAAGACATGCTTGACAGATTGACTCTCGTATACAACAAAGCACGCCAAGCATCCATTACTACTGAACTCATGGACATTGTCGGTGGTGCGGAGGCATTGAAAGGTTAA
- a CDS encoding F0F1 ATP synthase subunit alpha — translation MEIKADEISQVIKEQIERYTKAVDVSETGTVLSVGDGVAKVYGVENCMAMELLEFPGGILGLALNLEEDSVGVAILGEVTHIKEGDMVKRTGRIAEVPVGEPVLGRVLDAVGAPIDGKGPVEATEYRRVEKVAPGVIARQSVREPMFTGLKAIDAMTPIGRGQRELIIGDRQIGKTAICVDAILNQKGQNVKCIYVAVGQKKSTVAQVVEVFRRNGAMEYTTVVCATASDPATMQYVAPYAGCAMGEYYRDRGEHALIIYDDLSKQAVAYRQVSLLLRRPPGREAFPGDIFYNHSRLLERAAKLNDELGGGSLTALPIIETQAGDVSAYIPTNVISITDGQVYLEPSLFFSGVRPAINVGLSVSRVGGSAQTKAMKQVAGSLRLDLAQFRELEAFAQFGSELDKATQSQLNRGMRLVELLKQPQYQPMPAEKQVLILYAGTRGYLDKYPLNAVQAFETQLFEFVESKYADVLTEIAQKKVISDDLDSKLKKVIGEFDQIFQPAA, via the coding sequence ATGGAAATAAAAGCAGATGAAATCAGTCAGGTAATTAAAGAGCAGATCGAGCGATACACGAAAGCCGTAGATGTATCCGAGACGGGCACTGTGTTGAGCGTCGGGGACGGCGTCGCCAAGGTATACGGCGTCGAGAACTGCATGGCCATGGAGCTTTTGGAATTCCCCGGCGGCATCTTGGGTCTTGCGCTCAACCTCGAGGAAGACAGCGTGGGTGTGGCCATTCTCGGTGAAGTTACCCACATCAAAGAAGGAGATATGGTCAAACGTACGGGTCGAATCGCCGAGGTTCCCGTGGGCGAGCCCGTACTTGGACGGGTGCTGGACGCCGTTGGCGCCCCCATAGACGGCAAAGGTCCCGTAGAAGCCACCGAGTATCGTCGCGTGGAAAAAGTGGCCCCGGGCGTTATTGCACGTCAAAGTGTTAGAGAGCCCATGTTCACCGGTCTCAAGGCCATCGACGCCATGACGCCCATCGGACGGGGACAGCGGGAACTCATTATCGGCGACCGTCAGATCGGAAAGACCGCCATCTGTGTGGATGCCATCCTGAACCAGAAAGGACAGAACGTAAAGTGCATCTACGTTGCGGTCGGGCAAAAGAAGTCCACCGTGGCGCAAGTCGTGGAGGTTTTTCGTCGGAATGGCGCCATGGAATACACGACCGTAGTTTGCGCGACCGCTTCCGATCCGGCCACGATGCAGTACGTCGCCCCTTACGCGGGATGCGCCATGGGCGAATACTATAGAGATAGAGGCGAGCACGCGCTTATCATTTATGACGACCTCAGCAAGCAGGCGGTGGCTTACAGGCAGGTTTCTCTTCTGCTCAGGCGCCCGCCCGGTCGCGAGGCCTTCCCCGGTGACATCTTTTATAACCACTCCCGTCTACTGGAACGTGCGGCCAAATTGAACGACGAGTTAGGAGGCGGATCCCTGACGGCGCTCCCGATCATCGAGACGCAAGCGGGTGACGTTTCGGCTTACATTCCTACGAACGTGATCTCGATCACCGACGGTCAGGTATACCTGGAGCCGAGTCTTTTCTTCTCCGGCGTCCGCCCCGCCATCAACGTCGGCCTGAGTGTCAGCCGGGTGGGCGGCAGCGCCCAGACCAAAGCCATGAAACAGGTCGCTGGTTCTCTCCGTCTCGATCTTGCCCAATTCCGTGAACTCGAAGCGTTCGCCCAGTTCGGAAGCGAGCTCGACAAGGCGACCCAATCCCAGCTGAACCGAGGAATGCGTCTCGTGGAACTGCTTAAACAGCCTCAATATCAGCCCATGCCGGCGGAAAAGCAGGTCCTTATACTGTATGCCGGCACTCGAGGATACTTGGACAAATATCCGCTCAACGCGGTGCAGGCATTTGAGACACAGCTGTTCGAGTTCGTCGAGAGCAAGTACGCGGATGTGTTGACCGAGATTGCTCAAAAGAAAGTCATCAGCGATGACCTGGATAGCAAGCTCAAAAAGGTCATTGGCGAGTTTGACCAAATCTTCCAACCTGCGGCGTAA
- the atpH gene encoding ATP synthase F1 subunit delta, protein MSSKAIARRYARALLAIGKEDGHYLKYGEELNDFATFLKENKQVVDSLTNPLYNLHNRKKVLEFVLEKAGYTPISSNFLKLLLEKNRVRFTGEINEFYRKLTDELQGISTATIISATDLSGEVVKQVQDAIAKITNKQIRLKLEVDPSLIGGIVTRVGDLNFDGSVRTQLLSIKESLKRGE, encoded by the coding sequence GTGAGCAGCAAAGCTATAGCAAGACGTTATGCCAGGGCCTTGCTGGCCATCGGCAAGGAAGATGGCCACTATCTCAAGTACGGGGAAGAACTCAACGACTTCGCCACCTTCTTGAAGGAGAACAAGCAGGTTGTTGATTCCCTGACCAATCCTCTTTACAACCTTCATAACCGCAAGAAAGTTCTCGAATTCGTTCTCGAAAAAGCGGGCTATACGCCTATTTCGAGCAACTTTTTGAAACTCTTGTTGGAAAAGAACCGCGTACGCTTTACGGGGGAAATCAACGAATTCTACCGTAAGCTGACCGATGAACTCCAGGGGATCAGCACGGCGACTATCATCTCCGCAACGGATCTATCCGGCGAGGTTGTCAAACAAGTTCAGGACGCCATAGCTAAAATCACCAACAAGCAAATTCGGCTGAAACTGGAAGTGGATCCTTCTCTCATCGGCGGAATTGTTACACGAGTGGGTGATCTGAATTTTGACGGAAGCGTTCGAACTCAGTTACTGAGTATCAAAGAATCTTTGAAGAGGGGTGAATAG
- the atpF gene encoding F0F1 ATP synthase subunit B, giving the protein MNAFSRSSGKYAAALLAVFFLCSLATLVLASDPAGEHAVGEAASHGASSEKLWDLLYRTVCFGVVFFVLFFLLRKPLPRFLSDRRATIKRELDELEKKRTEGEAMLVDFKKKVQEIEKQREVVIAEYVKEGEAEKAKIIEQAKLTGRRIEEQARWAIQQEIKKAKMELQAEVADLATAMAEDIIRKNMNKDDEKRLVDEYIAKVVETA; this is encoded by the coding sequence ATGAATGCATTCAGTAGATCCTCTGGTAAATACGCCGCTGCTTTGCTAGCGGTCTTTTTTCTGTGCTCGCTGGCCACCCTGGTTTTAGCGTCCGATCCGGCCGGTGAGCATGCAGTGGGCGAAGCTGCGTCGCACGGCGCTTCCTCTGAGAAGCTATGGGACCTCCTGTACCGCACCGTATGCTTTGGTGTCGTCTTTTTCGTCCTTTTTTTCCTCCTCAGGAAACCGCTTCCCAGGTTTCTCTCTGATCGGCGTGCGACCATAAAGCGCGAGTTGGATGAGTTGGAGAAGAAGAGAACGGAAGGCGAGGCCATGCTGGTCGATTTCAAGAAAAAGGTCCAGGAAATCGAAAAGCAGCGCGAAGTCGTCATCGCTGAATACGTGAAAGAGGGCGAGGCTGAAAAAGCAAAGATCATCGAACAGGCCAAACTGACCGGCCGGCGAATTGAAGAACAAGCGCGTTGGGCCATTCAGCAGGAAATCAAGAAGGCTAAAATGGAACTTCAAGCCGAAGTTGCGGATCTCGCCACGGCCATGGCTGAAGATATTATCCGGAAAAACATGAACAAAGACGATGAGAAACGACTCGTCGACGAATACATTGCAAAGGTGGTGGAAACGGCGTGA
- a CDS encoding ATP synthase F0 subunit B, which yields MVDIDKSLLLQMVNFLFLLWILNIILYRPIRRILAERKQRVDGFLLDIKRLGQQIEEQKNEIADLTNLARKKGFEEKEALKQEGHKEQERLLDEINAQMEAKISDVKAHIAADITAARKTLQSQIHFFARELVTKILGRQIG from the coding sequence ATGGTTGATATTGATAAGTCGCTGTTGCTCCAGATGGTCAACTTCCTCTTCCTTCTTTGGATTCTGAACATTATTCTCTATCGTCCCATCCGCCGTATCCTCGCGGAGAGGAAACAGCGCGTTGACGGGTTTCTCCTGGACATCAAACGCCTGGGGCAACAGATCGAAGAGCAGAAGAATGAAATCGCCGATCTGACCAATCTCGCCCGAAAGAAGGGATTTGAAGAGAAGGAGGCTCTGAAACAGGAAGGTCACAAGGAACAGGAACGTCTCCTGGATGAAATCAACGCTCAGATGGAAGCCAAAATATCCGACGTCAAAGCTCATATTGCCGCCGATATCACGGCCGCCCGAAAAACGCTCCAATCCCAGATCCATTTTTTCGCGCGGGAGCTCGTCACCAAGATTCTCGGGAGACAAATCGGATGA
- the rodA gene encoding rod shape-determining protein RodA — translation MFDRRLVKHFDWVLLVMMVVLCVVGLANLYSTTVLSMGKTIFYKQLMWFTIGFAIVFLSLLFNYHTLEQFALPLYGVTLLLLAATLVIGPTVSGSKRWLVLGPMTVQPSELAKLTLIIVLARIFYRKDLHESLGFRDLILPVCVMGAPALLILKEPDLGTAIMFFFVGGSIVLFIRVRWQVVAAFAGILLTSLPFVWKMLKQYQKSRILTFFNPDWDPLGAGYHVTQSKIAVGSGRMAGKGFLSSTQSNLNFLPEHHTDFAFSVLAEEWGFLGSVLVILLYLALIAWGLRVGRRSKDTFGALLTVGIVAMIFWPMVINIGMVTGIMPVVGIPLPLISYGGSNAVTTLFALGLLMNISMRRFLFK, via the coding sequence ATGTTCGACCGAAGGCTGGTCAAACATTTCGACTGGGTATTGCTTGTTATGATGGTGGTGCTGTGTGTGGTAGGCCTTGCCAACCTGTATAGTACAACAGTCTTATCCATGGGAAAGACCATATTCTATAAACAACTTATGTGGTTTACTATTGGGTTTGCCATTGTATTTCTAAGTTTATTGTTCAATTATCACACACTTGAACAGTTTGCACTGCCGCTTTACGGGGTCACTTTACTTCTTCTCGCAGCTACCCTGGTCATCGGACCTACGGTATCAGGATCCAAACGCTGGTTGGTCCTGGGTCCCATGACAGTCCAGCCCTCGGAACTGGCCAAACTGACATTGATCATAGTATTGGCTCGTATCTTCTACCGAAAGGACCTGCATGAGAGTCTGGGCTTCCGGGATCTTATCTTGCCGGTTTGTGTGATGGGGGCCCCCGCCCTGCTCATTCTGAAGGAGCCGGATTTGGGTACGGCCATTATGTTTTTTTTCGTAGGAGGCTCCATCGTGTTGTTCATACGCGTTCGCTGGCAAGTGGTTGCCGCATTCGCGGGAATTCTGCTGACCTCCTTACCTTTCGTATGGAAAATGCTCAAGCAGTACCAGAAGAGTAGAATATTGACCTTTTTCAACCCGGACTGGGACCCGCTCGGGGCTGGGTATCACGTAACTCAGTCTAAAATAGCCGTGGGCTCCGGCCGCATGGCGGGCAAGGGATTCCTCTCCAGCACACAGAGTAATCTGAACTTCCTCCCTGAGCATCATACGGACTTTGCGTTTTCCGTATTGGCGGAAGAGTGGGGGTTTCTGGGATCGGTCCTCGTGATCCTGTTGTACCTGGCCCTGATTGCCTGGGGATTGAGGGTTGGGAGACGATCTAAAGACACGTTTGGAGCCTTACTCACCGTGGGGATCGTTGCCATGATATTTTGGCCCATGGTGATCAATATCGGAATGGTGACCGGGATAATGCCGGTGGTCGGAATCCCCCTGCCATTGATCTCCTATGGCGGTTCCAACGCGGTCACCACCCTCTTCGCGTTGGGGCTGCTCATGAATATCAGCATGCGTCGATTTCTCTTTAAATAA
- the mrdA gene encoding penicillin-binding protein 2, with protein sequence MNRSIGPLDLPDVTDFEGRFKNLAVVAFILVIILVLRLFYLQILEGETYYDLSIHNRIRLRYLMPLRGLILDRHGRILVSNRPSFSVYVDMDYVRDQVKLANELAEILGFTQEEIMAQMKLGKREAYSNRILLKSDVSWAELSLAETRRYEIPGLVIQAEPKRDYVYPGLASHVLGYLGEINKDELDQDGFSGTFVGEYIGKSGIEKAAETYLRGRKGGRHIEVDAAGRETTALTQVDALPGDNVYLSLDMDRHRAIEEQLQDKVGAVVAMDPVTGEVLGMASSPGFDQNIFVQGISTETWKAIRDNRFNPLQNRAMQGQYSPGSIYKIVTALAALSEGVITPNTLLDCHGSYKLGNREYHCWKTWGHGRVDLKRAITESCDIFFYQVGQRLGVDVIARYAKEFGLSEKTGIVIEPEREGLIPTSGWKLKRFGIPWQKGETLSAAIGQSFNLVTPLQSAILISTVANGGSVPVPALIRRIETAQGRLVSSFEPAIRKVTSVNAAHMDLLRKILEQVVSDPSGTGKKASVENLSVAGKTGTVQIVALKDPKRRMKTEDVPYEFRDHAWFVCFAPVENPRIALSVLVEHGGHAGAVAAPIAKHILETWLRIYGPEDRQEHFAGADTRFIE encoded by the coding sequence ATGAATCGTTCTATCGGTCCATTGGATTTACCCGATGTTACGGATTTTGAGGGCCGGTTCAAGAACCTCGCCGTAGTGGCCTTCATACTCGTCATCATTCTTGTGCTACGGTTGTTCTACCTTCAGATCCTTGAAGGCGAGACCTATTACGACCTGTCCATACATAACCGGATCCGATTGCGATATCTGATGCCGCTACGTGGCCTGATCCTGGATCGCCATGGTCGCATACTGGTTAGCAACCGTCCGTCGTTCAGTGTGTATGTAGACATGGACTATGTGAGGGATCAGGTAAAACTGGCCAACGAGTTGGCGGAAATCTTGGGTTTTACTCAAGAAGAAATCATGGCTCAGATGAAACTTGGGAAGCGGGAAGCGTATTCGAACAGAATCCTCCTCAAGTCCGACGTTTCCTGGGCGGAACTCTCCTTGGCGGAAACGCGTCGTTATGAGATCCCGGGCCTCGTGATTCAGGCGGAGCCCAAACGCGACTATGTATATCCCGGATTAGCGTCACATGTGCTGGGGTATCTGGGTGAAATCAACAAAGACGAACTGGATCAGGACGGCTTTTCGGGCACTTTCGTGGGCGAGTACATCGGTAAGAGCGGCATCGAGAAAGCAGCGGAGACTTACTTGCGCGGCCGTAAAGGAGGCCGGCATATCGAAGTGGACGCAGCGGGCAGGGAGACGACTGCACTCACTCAAGTCGATGCGTTACCGGGCGACAATGTGTACCTGTCCCTCGACATGGATCGTCATCGCGCCATCGAAGAGCAACTGCAAGACAAAGTCGGCGCCGTCGTAGCGATGGACCCTGTGACGGGAGAGGTATTGGGGATGGCTTCCAGTCCCGGTTTCGATCAGAACATATTTGTTCAGGGTATCTCGACCGAGACATGGAAGGCCATCAGGGACAATAGATTCAATCCGCTCCAGAACCGCGCGATGCAAGGGCAATATTCACCCGGATCCATCTATAAGATTGTGACCGCATTGGCAGCCCTGTCTGAGGGAGTCATTACACCCAACACCTTGCTGGATTGTCACGGCTCCTACAAGCTGGGAAACCGCGAGTACCACTGCTGGAAGACTTGGGGGCACGGCCGTGTGGATCTTAAAAGGGCGATCACCGAATCGTGCGACATCTTTTTCTACCAAGTCGGCCAACGCCTCGGAGTCGACGTCATCGCCCGCTACGCAAAGGAGTTCGGTCTTTCGGAAAAAACGGGGATCGTCATCGAACCTGAACGCGAAGGATTGATTCCGACCAGCGGATGGAAATTGAAACGATTCGGCATACCCTGGCAAAAAGGGGAAACACTGTCCGCAGCCATAGGGCAGAGCTTTAATCTGGTGACACCGCTCCAGTCGGCCATACTCATTTCAACCGTGGCCAATGGGGGAAGCGTTCCGGTCCCTGCCTTGATTCGACGCATTGAAACCGCGCAGGGCCGATTGGTGAGTTCTTTCGAGCCCGCAATCCGCAAGGTCACCTCGGTCAATGCCGCTCACATGGACTTGCTTCGAAAAATCCTGGAGCAAGTGGTCAGCGATCCATCAGGTACGGGGAAGAAAGCATCGGTGGAGAATCTGTCCGTGGCCGGTAAGACCGGGACTGTTCAGATCGTCGCTCTCAAAGATCCCAAACGCCGGATGAAGACCGAGGACGTACCATATGAATTCAGGGATCACGCCTGGTTCGTATGCTTTGCGCCCGTGGAGAACCCCAGGATCGCCCTGTCCGTCCTGGTGGAGCACGGCGGACACGCCGGCGCCGTCGCGGCGCCCATCGCAAAGCATATTTTGGAAACTTGGCTCCGGATATACGGCCCGGAGGACAGACAAGAACATTTCGCCGGAGCGGATACACGCTTTATAGAGTGA
- the mreC gene encoding rod shape-determining protein MreC, with protein MVKRALLITSILFLVMIVLGSFISSERGGANFGFVQSATLEAIAPLAKGFDAATAFLMSIWESYVDLVHTKHQSGILRKQLEELRWELNQYKEERLENQRLRSLLEFKTDVPTPMIPAQVVARDPSEWFETVIIDKGSNQGVRKDMAVVASSGVVGRITGASAHYSKVLLILDRNSAVSAILQNSRARGILSGRGDELCSLRYVSPSIQTGKGESVIASGLSGVFPKGLLLGTVVSVEHRPGDLFQRITVKPAVNFSTLEQVMVILQRNQPLVPEGPEEDQDADS; from the coding sequence ATGGTGAAACGCGCGCTGTTAATTACATCCATTTTGTTCCTGGTCATGATTGTCTTGGGAAGCTTCATCTCGTCCGAGAGAGGAGGAGCCAACTTCGGCTTCGTCCAGTCCGCGACCCTGGAAGCGATCGCACCCTTGGCGAAAGGATTTGACGCCGCCACCGCCTTTTTGATGTCCATCTGGGAATCTTATGTTGATCTAGTGCACACCAAACACCAGAGCGGGATTTTGAGGAAACAATTGGAGGAACTTCGCTGGGAACTGAACCAGTACAAGGAAGAGCGCCTGGAAAATCAGAGGCTGCGAAGTCTCCTGGAATTCAAGACGGACGTGCCCACGCCGATGATCCCGGCGCAAGTCGTGGCCCGAGACCCGTCCGAATGGTTTGAAACCGTCATCATCGACAAAGGCTCCAATCAGGGAGTAAGGAAAGACATGGCGGTCGTTGCGTCCAGCGGGGTCGTGGGCCGGATTACAGGCGCCTCGGCTCACTACTCAAAAGTGCTGCTGATTTTGGATCGAAATAGTGCAGTGAGCGCTATTCTACAGAACAGCCGCGCCAGAGGAATTCTGTCGGGAAGAGGCGACGAGCTCTGCAGCTTGAGATACGTTTCGCCATCCATTCAAACCGGAAAAGGAGAATCCGTGATAGCTTCCGGTTTGAGCGGTGTCTTTCCCAAGGGCCTGCTGCTCGGAACCGTAGTGAGTGTGGAACACAGACCCGGAGACCTGTTTCAGCGCATTACGGTAAAGCCTGCCGTGAACTTTTCCACACTCGAACAGGTGATGGTAATACTGCAACGGAATCAGCCTTTGGTTCCGGAGGGACCGGAAGAAGATCAAGATGCGGACAGCTAA
- a CDS encoding rod shape-determining protein: MILDLVLGFFSNDLAIDLGTANTLVYAKGKGIVLREPSVVAVRKDARGYGKVLAVGTEAKKMLGRTPANIVAVRPMKDGVIADFEVTEAMLRHFIRKVHNRRTLIRPRIIIAVPSGITQVEKRAVRESAESAGAREVYLIEEPMAAAIGAGLPVTEPTANMVVDIGGGTTEVAVISLAGIVYSKSVRVGGDKMDEAILQYIKRNYNLLIGERSAEAIKITIGNSYPDEKVETMEIKGRDLVSGIPKTLTIDSDEVRKAISEQIQTIVDTLKIALEQTPPELAADIVDGGITLTGGGALLKNLEKLLREETKLPINVTEDPLSTVVLGSGKALDEIKTLKEVLIE; the protein is encoded by the coding sequence ATGATTCTAGACCTCGTTTTGGGCTTTTTTTCGAACGATCTTGCCATCGACTTGGGAACGGCGAATACACTGGTATACGCCAAAGGCAAAGGGATCGTCCTTAGGGAACCGTCGGTGGTTGCAGTGCGGAAAGACGCGCGGGGTTATGGGAAGGTGCTGGCCGTTGGAACCGAAGCGAAAAAGATGCTGGGAAGGACTCCGGCAAACATCGTCGCCGTTCGTCCGATGAAGGATGGTGTAATCGCCGATTTTGAAGTGACCGAGGCGATGCTGCGGCATTTCATACGCAAAGTTCATAATCGTCGAACTCTGATCCGGCCTCGTATAATAATAGCCGTTCCTTCGGGCATTACTCAGGTGGAAAAAAGGGCTGTGCGAGAATCCGCCGAATCCGCCGGTGCTCGGGAGGTGTATTTGATCGAGGAACCCATGGCGGCCGCCATCGGCGCAGGTCTTCCGGTCACGGAACCCACGGCCAATATGGTCGTGGACATCGGCGGCGGGACCACCGAGGTGGCGGTCATCAGCCTCGCCGGTATCGTGTACTCGAAATCGGTTCGTGTTGGGGGAGACAAGATGGACGAGGCCATCCTCCAGTACATCAAGAGAAACTATAATCTGCTCATCGGTGAACGATCGGCCGAGGCCATCAAGATCACCATCGGTAACTCGTATCCGGATGAAAAAGTAGAAACAATGGAAATAAAGGGTCGCGATCTCGTTTCGGGAATTCCGAAGACTCTGACCATTGATTCGGACGAGGTACGTAAGGCCATATCCGAACAAATACAAACCATCGTAGATACGCTCAAGATCGCCCTCGAGCAGACACCTCCCGAGTTGGCGGCCGACATTGTGGATGGAGGCATTACACTCACCGGTGGAGGAGCTCTGTTGAAAAACCTCGAAAAGCTGCTGCGAGAGGAAACGAAGCTTCCGATTAACGTGACGGAGGATCCGCTTTCCACTGTGGTGCTTGGTTCAGGCAAGGCTCTGGACGAAATAAAGACATTGAAAGAAGTCCTCATCGAATAG
- a CDS encoding TolC family protein — translation MNWAAPVKYVLIVFLTLGPFQCGFFDAIVGAENDETKEVLNLAEIEALALKRCSDLAKARLLIEAAEQDLAKSQAAFFPQVDLLMLTGPASDAEKPFVQDGEIVSRTSRTDYSSINVFARIELAVTQPLYTFGKLSNSRKAAEQSVRAEELHLEQLRREILRDVRIRYYGLALALMGQAAVEEGDRYLRDLREKVDRLIELGAANVELTDRYRVESQWGALEQSKARVRSARNKAHRALKSLMEYPDDQDFEIEDRQLPDLETDLKQESFYSETAVVSRPEILRLEKAILAKEYQYEALQSDRYPDFFAALRGAVARAPGRERFNDAYISDEFNEEYIGLVLGGEWHLDFGLSQADIDRAKIEQLALERERDVAENGVALQAANYYQDVIRARDAASAYQRSARVSRKWVVTAIADFDMGVGDLRDALEALDQYGKNRGDYLLNLYDFHVAKVNLLYASGILEADQDSASIGRGKPIELNGN, via the coding sequence GTGAATTGGGCTGCTCCTGTGAAATACGTTCTTATTGTGTTTCTGACGTTGGGGCCGTTTCAGTGTGGTTTCTTCGATGCCATCGTTGGCGCCGAGAATGACGAGACAAAGGAGGTTCTGAACCTGGCGGAAATCGAGGCGCTGGCCTTGAAACGATGTTCCGATCTGGCCAAGGCCCGGCTGCTGATCGAAGCGGCCGAACAAGATCTTGCCAAGTCCCAGGCGGCTTTCTTTCCTCAAGTCGATCTGCTGATGCTCACAGGTCCCGCATCCGATGCCGAGAAGCCCTTTGTGCAAGACGGAGAGATTGTCTCACGTACGTCGCGTACCGACTACTCATCCATAAACGTGTTCGCACGCATAGAACTCGCCGTAACGCAACCATTGTACACATTTGGAAAACTTTCTAATAGCAGAAAAGCGGCCGAGCAGTCTGTACGTGCGGAGGAGCTGCATTTAGAACAGCTCAGGAGAGAGATCCTTCGGGATGTCCGGATACGTTACTACGGACTGGCGTTGGCCCTCATGGGGCAAGCGGCCGTCGAGGAGGGAGATCGGTACCTGAGAGACCTTCGCGAGAAGGTCGATAGACTGATCGAACTCGGCGCCGCCAACGTGGAGTTGACGGACCGCTATCGCGTGGAATCCCAGTGGGGAGCCTTGGAGCAAAGCAAAGCGCGGGTGAGATCGGCTAGAAACAAAGCGCACCGTGCGCTTAAATCTTTAATGGAATACCCGGACGATCAGGATTTCGAGATCGAGGACCGCCAATTACCGGACTTGGAGACTGATCTGAAGCAAGAGTCGTTCTATAGCGAAACGGCGGTGGTCTCCCGGCCGGAAATCCTCCGGCTGGAAAAGGCCATTTTGGCAAAAGAGTATCAGTACGAGGCTCTCCAGTCGGATCGGTATCCGGACTTCTTTGCTGCGCTTCGGGGTGCGGTCGCCAGGGCTCCCGGGCGTGAAAGATTCAACGACGCCTATATCAGCGACGAGTTTAACGAGGAATACATTGGATTGGTGCTCGGAGGTGAATGGCACTTGGACTTCGGGCTGAGCCAGGCTGACATCGACCGCGCCAAAATCGAACAGTTGGCTCTCGAGCGCGAGAGGGATGTGGCTGAAAACGGAGTCGCCCTCCAGGCTGCTAACTACTACCAGGATGTGATTCGAGCAAGGGATGCGGCGTCCGCGTATCAGAGGTCGGCCAGGGTTTCCCGAAAGTGGGTCGTTACCGCTATTGCAGACTTTGATATGGGAGTAGGAGATCTTCGAGATGCCCTGGAAGCGCTCGATCAGTATGGAAAGAATCGTGGAGACTATTTATTGAATCTGTACGATTTCCATGTGGCCAAAGTGAATCTGTTGTATGCTTCCGGGATCTTGGAGGCAGATCAGGACTCGGCGAGCATCGGGAGAGGTAAGCCGATCGAACTCAACGGGAACTAG